Sequence from the Agrococcus sp. SL85 genome:
CGTGGTGCCCCTCTGAGGCGCGCGCCTCGACCCTCGGGGCGCGGGTCCCCCGGCGCGACCGCGCGCGCCCGGGGCCCGCGGCCTCCTGGGGACGCCTGGGAGCGCTTCGCGCGGCCCGCGCTCTGGCCGTCGTGGGCACCCCACATCGCGGCGGTGCGGTGCCGCGACGACCGGATCCGCGTCGGAGCGCATGGCCATGTGCGCGCGGTGGGCGGCCTCCTCGCGCGCTTCCGCGTGGACGCGGTCGACGAGCCCGCCATGCGCTGGAGCTGGACCGTGCGCGCGGCGGGCCTGCGCGTGCGGCTCGAGCATGGCGTCGACGCGGCGGGCGAGGGCAGCGAGGCGTGGGCGCGCATCCTGGCGCCCCGACCGCTCGCGCTGCTCTACGCGCCCATCGCGGCCCTCGCGCTCCGGCGGCTCGTCGCGACCTAGGCCATCCGGCCGGGTGCGGGCCCGCCATCGCGGGCTGCGGCAGGACAGCACGGCGCCTGGCACGGCAGGATGGCAGCGTGCCCTTCACGCTCGCCCACGCCGCCGCGGTGCTGCCGCTGCTCCGGCGCCCGTGGAGCGCTCCCGCGCTCGTCGCCGGCGCGATGGCGCCGGACATCCCCTATTCCCTCGCCGCGCTCGGCATCCCGGTGGGGGCGCAGTCCTGGTACGCGCCGCTCCTGAACGCGACGACGAGCCACAGCCCGCTCGGCGCGCTGGCCGTCTCGCTGCCGCTCGGCCTCGCCCTCGCCGCGCTCCTCATCGCGGCGGGCGCACC
This genomic interval carries:
- a CDS encoding SRPBCC family protein, giving the protein MRRAPRPSGRGSPGATARARGPRPPGDAWERFARPALWPSWAPHIAAVRCRDDRIRVGAHGHVRAVGGLLARFRVDAVDEPAMRWSWTVRAAGLRVRLEHGVDAAGEGSEAWARILAPRPLALLYAPIAALALRRLVAT